The following coding sequences are from one Methanomicrobiales archaeon HGW-Methanomicrobiales-1 window:
- a CDS encoding DNA damage-inducible protein D: MKPALIRRLHKNFEDYVHVQEGIEFWFARDLQNLLGYTEWRNFLKVIEKARESCKNANNPILDHFVDANKSIPVPKGGERDIEDILLTRYACYLIAQNGDPRKEEIAFAQSYFAVQTRKQEIIEDHIRLAERLKARKQLKDSEKELSRNIYERGVGESGFARIRSKGDMALFGGHTTHMMKKRMVIAENRPLADFLPTVTITAKNLATEITNFNVTKEDMQGEEPITVEHVQNNQDIRDLLLKRGIRPESLAPEEDLMKLERRVKSQEKQIAKRAGKIAADLIDSGKG; encoded by the coding sequence TGTTCACGTACAGGAAGGTATTGAATTCTGGTTCGCCCGGGACTTACAGAACCTCCTCGGTTATACCGAATGGAGAAATTTTTTAAAAGTTATCGAAAAAGCCCGTGAATCCTGCAAAAATGCAAACAACCCGATTTTAGATCATTTTGTTGACGCCAACAAATCGATCCCGGTTCCCAAAGGGGGGGAAAGGGATATTGAAGATATCCTTCTCACCCGCTATGCCTGTTATCTTATTGCCCAGAACGGCGATCCCCGCAAGGAAGAGATTGCGTTTGCCCAGAGTTATTTTGCGGTGCAGACACGCAAACAGGAGATCATTGAAGACCATATTCGTCTTGCCGAACGGCTGAAAGCGAGAAAACAGCTGAAAGATTCAGAAAAAGAATTATCACGGAATATTTACGAGCGGGGCGTTGGCGAGTCGGGGTTTGCCCGTATCCGGAGCAAAGGGGATATGGCTCTTTTCGGCGGCCATACTACCCACATGATGAAAAAACGCATGGTGATTGCAGAGAACCGGCCACTCGCCGATTTTCTTCCGACCGTTACCATTACGGCCAAAAATCTCGCCACTGAGATCACGAATTTCAATGTTACAAAAGAAGATATGCAGGGCGAAGAGCCAATCACGGTTGAACATGTGCAAAATAATCAGGATATCCGGGATTTGCTCCTGAAGCGGGGGATCCGACCCGAAAGTCTTGCTCCGGAAGAAGATCTCATGAAACTTGAGCGACGAGTGAAATCCCAGGAAAAACAGATCGCGAAACGTGCGGGAAAAATTGCTGCTGATTTGATCGATTCAGGAAAGGGTTGA
- a CDS encoding ferredoxin, which translates to MKVSIDRSTCVSCGSCWETCPGFFEQNPDDSFSQVAEKFRLNGDIARGMTDPELDDCTREAADLCPVQIISIDES; encoded by the coding sequence ATGAAAGTCAGTATCGACCGTTCAACGTGCGTCAGCTGCGGATCCTGCTGGGAGACCTGCCCGGGCTTTTTCGAACAGAATCCCGATGATTCATTCAGCCAGGTTGCGGAAAAATTCCGGCTCAACGGCGATATTGCACGGGGCATGACAGACCCTGAACTGGACGATTGCACTCGGGAAGCGGCGGATCTCTGCCCAGTGCAGATCATCAGCATTGATGAAAGTTGA
- a CDS encoding cupin domain-containing protein, with product MAQKFSPNLTSVTYHRLYADAEGGSHFDTVTVEQNLVTGAPPAPPFHISVDKPASTYRFYSFQPGWIGDWHPCPTRQFLALMSGSVEMEATDGTVRKLGPGDLVLLEDTSGKGHVTRNTGNGYAMFFVVPVPAA from the coding sequence ATGGCCCAAAAATTCTCGCCCAATCTCACCAGTGTGACGTATCACCGATTATATGCGGACGCAGAGGGTGGTTCGCACTTTGATACCGTAACGGTCGAACAGAATCTCGTGACGGGAGCGCCCCCCGCTCCCCCGTTCCACATCTCCGTGGACAAACCCGCTTCGACATATCGCTTCTATTCGTTTCAGCCCGGCTGGATCGGCGACTGGCACCCTTGTCCCACCCGGCAGTTCCTGGCCCTCATGTCGGGTTCCGTGGAAATGGAGGCAACCGATGGCACGGTCAGGAAGTTGGGACCGGGGGACCTCGTCTTACTGGAGGATACCTCGGGCAAGGGTCACGTGACCAGGAACACCGGTAATGGGTACGCTATGTTCTTCGTGGTTCCCGTCCCTGCGGCCTGA
- the rsgA gene encoding ribosome small subunit-dependent GTPase A: MKRSSSECEQPHSHTLKQLGWTDEFSQAFSKYSAPYIPGRVACRQKTVWEVFIDNDSVIAGISGALQRLGRFPAVGDFVVLFHQPETGSSTIVDILPQKTVFTRGASGREGTDQVIAANIDTVFIVTAAGHDLNARRIERYLAIAHASGARPVIVINKSDLADDPALLTEEILPVVSGIPVIPVSAVTGRGIDCLEPWLAPGTTIVLIGSSGVGKSTLINRLLDQPMQDTGGIRENDGRGRHTTTVRQLFILKCGALMIDNPGLREVGIGTASAGIAETFLDILELAEGCRFSDCRHEQEPGCAVREAVSKGILPASRLENYHRIMQELAFEQEKSEIGLVRIERKKWKAIKILARDIKNAKSRF; this comes from the coding sequence ATGAAAAGATCATCTTCGGAATGCGAACAACCGCATTCACATACCCTGAAACAACTTGGCTGGACTGACGAATTCTCCCAGGCTTTCTCGAAATATTCCGCCCCCTATATTCCCGGCCGGGTGGCCTGCCGGCAAAAAACAGTCTGGGAAGTATTCATCGATAACGATTCGGTTATCGCCGGGATCTCCGGCGCCCTGCAACGGCTCGGCCGCTTTCCCGCAGTAGGCGATTTTGTCGTGCTGTTTCACCAGCCCGAAACCGGCTCCTCTACGATCGTTGACATCCTTCCGCAGAAGACCGTGTTCACACGGGGAGCTTCCGGAAGGGAGGGGACCGACCAGGTCATAGCAGCGAATATCGATACCGTTTTCATTGTCACCGCAGCCGGTCATGACCTCAACGCCCGGAGGATCGAACGATACCTTGCCATCGCCCACGCATCCGGTGCACGGCCGGTGATCGTAATCAACAAATCCGATCTTGCGGACGACCCTGCATTGCTTACGGAAGAAATTCTTCCGGTCGTATCCGGCATTCCGGTAATTCCTGTCAGTGCCGTCACCGGGCGGGGGATCGACTGCCTCGAACCCTGGCTTGCACCGGGCACAACAATCGTCCTCATCGGCTCTTCGGGAGTCGGCAAATCAACGCTGATCAACCGGCTGCTCGACCAGCCAATGCAGGATACCGGCGGCATCCGGGAGAATGACGGGAGAGGGCGACATACAACGACCGTCCGCCAGCTCTTCATCTTAAAGTGCGGGGCACTTATGATCGACAATCCCGGGTTGCGGGAAGTTGGCATCGGCACGGCTTCCGCCGGCATTGCCGAAACGTTTTTGGATATTCTCGAGCTGGCCGAGGGCTGCCGGTTCTCGGACTGCCGGCACGAGCAGGAACCGGGCTGTGCTGTGCGGGAAGCCGTAAGCAAGGGGATCCTCCCGGCATCCCGGCTTGAGAATTATCACCGGATTATGCAGGAGCTTGCGTTCGAGCAGGAAAAATCAGAGATCGGGCTTGTCCGGATCGAGAGGAAGAAGTGGAAGGCGATAAAGATCCTGGCCCGGGATATAAAAAATGCAAAAAGCCGGTTCTGA